The Caproicibacterium amylolyticum genome includes the window AAATCATCTCCCGCAAGTGGATGCCCGATAGACGCCATGTGTACCCGTATTTGATGAGTTCTGCCGGTTTCCAGTACGCATTTCACAAGTGTATGTCCGCCAGCACTTTCAACCGCCTGCCAGTGTGTTACCGCCGGGCGGCCGTTTTCACATACGCACTGCCGCACTTTGCTGCCCGCCTGCGGACCAATCGGTTTTGCAACCGTTCCGCTGCCGTCAAATTCACCCTCGCAGACAGCCCAATAAATTTTCTGTACAGTCGGCGGCACTGCAGATGCCGAGTAGCGGTCCTTTGCCAGCAAAACAATGCCGGTGGTGTCACGGTCAAGGCGGTAAAGCGGGTGAAATACCGGTGTTTCCCCACGGCCTTCCAAGTACGTCAGTGCAACATCCCGCAGTGTACCGGTTAATTGACCAGCACGCGCGTAAATAATCATTGCCGCAGGTTTATCGGCTGCCAGTACTGAAGCATCCTCGTACAGTACCGCAAGCGGCGGCGCCCCGTTGGGATGCACCGGCAAACGTTCCTGCTCCTGCGGAAGCCGCAGGGTAATGACTTCACCGGCGTGCAGCTTATCCGTTGCAATTCTCTGCTCACCCGCCACTGTAATTCCATGTTCCACCCGTTTGCACTGCGCCAGCAGACGTGTAGAAACACCACACGGGCCGCGCAGAAAACCGCGCACGCGCACGCCTTCATAGCGTTCCGGTACTGTAAATGAAAACTCCCGCATACTTCCTCCGTAAAAAATGCCACTCCGCACCGCAGAGTGGCATTTCATTTTCTGTTAAGTAATGATTTAGCAGACCTTTGTTGTCCAGCCCATGTCATCAGGCAGTTTGCCCCACTGGATACCGGTCAGGGTATCGTACAGCTTCTGGGTCAGCTTGCCGGTTTTACCGTTATTGATCTTTGCAACCTCGCCCTCATAGCGAAGCTCACCGACCGGAGAAATAACCGCAGCTGTGCCGGTACCAAAAACTTCTTCCAGTTTGCCTTCTTTGCCCGCCTTCATAACGTCGGCAATCGGCAAACGATCAACAGACACTTTGTAGCCCCACTTCTTCAACAGTTCAATGCAGGACATACGAGTAATGCCCGGCAGAACCGTACCAACAGTCGGTGCCGTGTAAACAGTACCGTCAATCTTGAAGAAGCAGTTCATAGAACCGACTTCTTCCACGTACTTGCGCTCTACACCATCCAGCCAAAGAGTCTGGCTGTAACCAAGTGCTTCTGCGGTTTCCTGAGAAATCAAGGAAGCCGCATAGTTACCGCCGCACTTAATGTAGCCGGTGCCGCCGGGAGTTGCGCGAACGTACTTGTCCTCAACATAAATCTTAACCGGATTCAGGCCGGTTTTGTAGTAAGCGGCAACCGGGCAGCAGATGATGATAAATTGATAAGTTTCAGCCGGCTTGACACCCAGATGTGCTTCTGTAGCAATACAGAATGGACGAATGTACAGGGACTCGCCTGCCTGTGTCGGCACCCAATCTTTTTCTACCTTGACCAGTGCTTTAATGGCAGCAACAAAATCTTCCTCCGGCACGACTGGCATACACATACGCTCATGGGTAGATTTAAAACGAGCGGCATTCTTTTCGGGGCGGAACAGTTGAATGGAACCGTCCGGTGTACGATAAGCTTTCATGCCCTCAAAAGACTCCTGTGCATAATGCAGGACCATAGCGGCAGGGTCAAGCTGCAGCGGCGCATACGGTACAATGCGTGGATCATGCCAACCGGTACCCTCTGTATAATCCATTACAAACATGTGGTCTGTAAAAATGGAACCAAATGGCAGCGGATCACCCGGCGCTGGTTTGGTTTTTGGCGTTTTTGTCAGTTCGTAACGAATCTCCTGCATTGAAAATGCCCTCTTTCTCTTGATTGCTTTCTATTTTAGCACTTAAACAATAATCTGACAAGTCACTTGCCTTGTTCTCATTATTGCACAGGCCAAAACAAAAGAATGTAAAGTCTGTTACAATTTCTTTGCATTTTGTTTGGTCATTTTCCAAGGATTCGCAAGCCTTTTGGATAGTGGTTCTTTAGGTTCCCGCTGCTGCACTTGCCAAAACCAGTGGTAATGCCCTCCACTGCAACGCCGCAGTAGCCTTTCAGCGTCGGCGGAGCCTCAATCTCTTCCCCGTGTAGGAATGCAGCTGTACGAGGATCATCATGTGCTAAAGACAGGCATTGATTCAGTTCCTCTGGTTTTGCCGCCATAAAGGCCGCATGGGCAGGCTCCAGCCGCGGTGAAGCACCTTTTCGGTGTACTGGTTTTTCTTCGCCGAGCAGAATGCCCGCACGCAGAACACCCAGTCCCTGCAGCCGCGGTAACCCAAGCGGCAGTAAATAAAGTTTTTCCCCAAATTGTGCTGGTATTCCAGGCAATATTCCACGGAAGATTTCTTTTTGCAACTGTGCCGCTGCTGTCGAACTTTTTATTGTATTGGCAGCCGGCAGGACTACTGAATCTCCTGTATGCTGCAGAACGGCCACAAAGTGTCCCTCTCCGCCGTCCATTGGATAAATCCTGCGTGCCTTTTCAAGTGCAGGTCTGCCGCTTGTTAATCCCG containing:
- a CDS encoding RluA family pseudouridine synthase, which gives rise to MREFSFTVPERYEGVRVRGFLRGPCGVSTRLLAQCKRVEHGITVAGEQRIATDKLHAGEVITLRLPQEQERLPVHPNGAPPLAVLYEDASVLAADKPAAMIIYARAGQLTGTLRDVALTYLEGRGETPVFHPLYRLDRDTTGIVLLAKDRYSASAVPPTVQKIYWAVCEGEFDGSGTVAKPIGPQAGSKVRQCVCENGRPAVTHWQAVESAGGHTLVKCVLETGRTHQIRVHMASIGHPLAGDDFYGGGRQWIGRQALHCGSAQFTSPTGGEQCVTAPFPKDFCEMLQKLHFQHIRVR
- a CDS encoding branched-chain amino acid aminotransferase, with product MQEIRYELTKTPKTKPAPGDPLPFGSIFTDHMFVMDYTEGTGWHDPRIVPYAPLQLDPAAMVLHYAQESFEGMKAYRTPDGSIQLFRPEKNAARFKSTHERMCMPVVPEEDFVAAIKALVKVEKDWVPTQAGESLYIRPFCIATEAHLGVKPAETYQFIIICCPVAAYYKTGLNPVKIYVEDKYVRATPGGTGYIKCGGNYAASLISQETAEALGYSQTLWLDGVERKYVEEVGSMNCFFKIDGTVYTAPTVGTVLPGITRMSCIELLKKWGYKVSVDRLPIADVMKAGKEGKLEEVFGTGTAAVISPVGELRYEGEVAKINNGKTGKLTQKLYDTLTGIQWGKLPDDMGWTTKVC